DNA from Syntrophorhabdaceae bacterium:
CTCATCCTTCTCAATACACGCAATAAGATCATCGGTCTCTCTACCGTTTCCATAGGCACCCTCAACGCAAGCCTTGTCCATCCCCGTGAGGTCTTCAAAGACGCGATCAGACACAGCGCATCGTCTGTGGTGATAGCTCACAACCATCCATCCGGTGACCCTGAGCCATCGGAAGAGGATCTCAAGATTACCCGGCGGCTTGTGGAATCCGGGAAGATACTCGGCATCGAGGTCCTCGATCATATCATCATCGGAAAGGATACTTTTGTCAGCCTGAAAACGAAAGGGTTGTTGTAGGCTCCACATTTTATTTGA
Protein-coding regions in this window:
- a CDS encoding JAB domain-containing protein codes for the protein LILLNTRNKIIGLSTVSIGTLNASLVHPREVFKDAIRHSASSVVIAHNHPSGDPEPSEEDLKITRRLVESGKILGIEVLDHIIIGKDTFVSLKTKGLL